The DNA segment CCTGGGCGAAGGCCGGCGCGAGCCCGGCGGTCGCGGCGGCGGCGCCTCCCAGCGCCATCGTGAGTACTGTTCTGCGTAACATGATCGTCCTCCCTGATGCCGGTTATCCGTTTTTCTGTGCGCCGGCCGCGTCGCGTTCGGCGAGGTCGGCCAGCGCGTCCTTGAGCGAGCGTGCGATGTGATGGCGGGCCGCCGCCGCATAGGCGTCGCGGTCCATGGCCCGCAGCGCGGCGACGATCGCGCGGTGCTCGGCCGCCTCGCTGGACAGGCGCACGCGCCAGGATTGCAGGCCGCGCTGCACCCATTCGCCGATCAGCTGCATCTGGATGCCGCGATAGAGCGAGGTCAGGATGTCGTTGCCGCTCAATTCGACGATGCGGTGGTGGAACTCGGCGTTGAGGCCGAGCTTCGGCCGGTGCGCGATGGTCCGGGGGCTCTGCTCCAGCGCGGCCATCAGATCGTCGAGCACGGTAAGCGCCGCGGCCGGCAAGGTGCCGCTCGCCAGGCGCTCGATCAAAAGCTCGCCGGCCGTGAGCTCGAGCCCCAGGCGCACCTGCCACAGGTCGACCACCTGCTTGGCGTCCGGCGCCCGGACATGGAAGCCGCGCCGCTGCACCGCCTCGATGTAGCCCTCGGCCGCCAGCCGCATCAGCGCCTCGCGGACCGGCGTCAGGCTGACGCCGAACTGCTCGGCGAGGCGCTCGGGATAGAGGCGCAAACCCCGCTCGAAATAGCCGAACACGATCATCTCCAGGAGCGTGCGCCGCAGCGTCTCGGTCAGCGTCTCGCCGGGCTCGCCGATCAGCTGGCCCATCTCGGTGGGCTCGCGGACGCGGATCGGGATCACGTTTGCGGGGCTCATGCGCCGGCTCCGATCCGGTATGCGTCGATCTCGGCCATGTCGGGCTCGCCGCCATGGCCGGGCCGGTCGGCCGCCATCAGCATGCCGTTCTCCATCCGCCAGGGATGCAGTCCCATCTCGTCGCGCAGCGGATTGATGAGCCGGTTCGCCTCGTAGGTCGCGAAACCCGCCGCCGCGCGGCAGGCGTTGAGGGACGAGGCCAGCGAGATGCAGCTTCCGACCCCGTGCGGCGCGAGCTTCACGCCCGCATCGGCGCACATCCGGCCGATCTCCAGGATCGCCGAGACGCCGCCCGCCCGCGTGATGTTCGGCTGCGCGAAATCCAGCGCCCCGGCGTCGATCAGGCGGCGGAAGGCGGCAGGCGAGAATTCGTTCTCACCGGCCGCCACCGGCATCGGTGCATGCCGGCGCACCTCGGCGAGCCCCTGCGGATCGTCGGGCGGGATCGGCTCCTCGAACCAGCCGAGATCGAAAGGCTCCAGCGCCTCGGCGACCGCGATCGCGGTTTGCACGTCATAGGCGCAGTTGACGTCGGCATAGAGCTTGACCGCCGGCCCGACCACGTCACGAACCGCCCCGACATGCAGGGCATCCGTCTCGGCGCCGCGGCCGATCTTGATCTTGATGGCGGTGAAGCCCTGCTTGAGGAAATCCAGCGCGGCTCTCGCCGAATCCTCGGGATGCTCATGGAACCCGACCGGGCTCGCATAGGTCGAGACCGGCCCGGGCGAGGCGCCGAGCAGTGTTGACAGCGGCAGGCCCGCCGCCCGCGCCTTGAGATCCCAGAGCGCGATGTCGACGCCGCTCAGCGCCTCCATCGCCGCCCCGCGCGTCGAGCCGAGCGCGAAGAAATACTCGTAGAGCACCTGCGTCATCCCGGCCGGCTCGCCGATCTCCTCGCCGAGGAGCGCGGGCGCGACGACCTCGTTGACGATGGCTGCCGCCGAGAGCGGATGCGGCAGGCCGAAAGCCTCGCCATAGCCGATGACGCCGTCGTCCGACTCCACCTCAACCAGCGTCGACATCTGCCCCATGCGGGGAATGCGGCGGAAATGGGCGGCGGGAACCCGGATATGCGGCGGCACCTTGTCGGCTCCGCCGAAGATCCCGGCGAAGGAGGCCAGGAGGGGCGTCGCGGTGACGCGGGTGACCTTCATCGCATATCCTTATAAATTATAATTTATGCGATATAAGAAGCGAGACCGGTCGGCCGTCAAGAGAGAAATGGGGTTGGCGCGAATAAGCCGGACAGCGTGCTCACACAGGCATCGACGCCAGGGGCGTTGCCGATCTCATCATGCCATTCCGAGAGAGCCGCCCGGAGCCTGGCGAGGACCGGCGACCCGCATCGCCAGGTCTCCGTCTTCCGCGGCGGCTTCGCTTGCCGTTGCTATCGCCCGTCCGATACGGTCGTCAGCACGTCTCGCGCGCCGGGCGTGAGCTTTCCTTGGTTCAGCGCCTGGATATCGGCCAGCGTGAGCTTGCCGTTCGCGATGCCGTTGGTCATGCGCGTGCACCAGGCCTCGGTCGCCTTTGCCACGGGCACGCTCATAAATTCGGCGACGCCGGTTGGGTTGCTGCCGATGCCCTGGCCGATGCAGGTTTCGATCGCCGACCGACGCTCCGCATCGTTCGCCTTCAGCGCTGCCGCCATCGCCTGAAACGCCTGCTCGTCGGCCGTGCCCTGCGCCGATGCCGGATTGGCGGCCAGCAAGCCGAAAAGCACGGCGGTTACGGCGATCGATTTCAAGTCCATGCCGTTCTCCTCCCGCAAGGTTCCAAGGCGGGAGCGAGGCTCCCCGCTCCGGCCGTCGACGCCGCAGGAACTGGGCCTGCGTCTTCAGCATGACCGTGTCCTGCCTGGCGTCAACGGAGGTTTCGGGGCATCTCGTCGCAGATCGGGGCTGTACATGCTGCCGTTCCGGCGCGTCTTCGATCGACGAAGCTTGCCGTTCCCAGGCCATGATCTCCACCGGATCCACCTGCGGGTTTTGTCGCTCGATCCGGATCCCGTCGAAGTCGGAGTATTTGCAAAAATATTGAGAAACGGCTCTGTCGATTTGACAATGTGCCCCATCGACACCATCTTGGACAAGTCGATCTAGCCGAACGAATTGGCCCGGCGCCTTATCGCGCATTGCTGACGAACTTCCTGCTCAAATCGAAACATGCGCTACATCCGTGGCGCGTGAGCCGTCGCTTTTACAGGAGGTCAGCATGGCCAGCGGCACAGTCAAATGGTTCAATCCGGACAAGGGCTTCGGTTTCATTCAGCCGGAAGATGGCGGCCAGGATGCCTTCGTCCATATCAGCGCTGTCGAGCGTGCCGGGCTGCGCACGCTCAAGGAGGGCCAGAAGGTCTCCTACGAGCTGGTGCAGGACAAGCGCTCGGGAAAGACCTCGGCGGATCATCTGCAAGCCGAGTGAGCCGAAATGCCGTCCGATGCGGCAATCGACCCATGCGGCGACCATGGATGTACCGGCGCCCGTACGATCGAGCATCGGATGGCCGGGAAGAGTTGGGCCAGCCCGGCCCT comes from the Bosea sp. (in: a-proteobacteria) genome and includes:
- a CDS encoding GntR family transcriptional regulator; this encodes MSPANVIPIRVREPTEMGQLIGEPGETLTETLRRTLLEMIVFGYFERGLRLYPERLAEQFGVSLTPVREALMRLAAEGYIEAVQRRGFHVRAPDAKQVVDLWQVRLGLELTAGELLIERLASGTLPAAALTVLDDLMAALEQSPRTIAHRPKLGLNAEFHHRIVELSGNDILTSLYRGIQMQLIGEWVQRGLQSWRVRLSSEAAEHRAIVAALRAMDRDAYAAAARHHIARSLKDALADLAERDAAGAQKNG
- a CDS encoding mandelate racemase/muconate lactonizing enzyme family protein: MKVTRVTATPLLASFAGIFGGADKVPPHIRVPAAHFRRIPRMGQMSTLVEVESDDGVIGYGEAFGLPHPLSAAAIVNEVVAPALLGEEIGEPAGMTQVLYEYFFALGSTRGAAMEALSGVDIALWDLKARAAGLPLSTLLGASPGPVSTYASPVGFHEHPEDSARAALDFLKQGFTAIKIKIGRGAETDALHVGAVRDVVGPAVKLYADVNCAYDVQTAIAVAEALEPFDLGWFEEPIPPDDPQGLAEVRRHAPMPVAAGENEFSPAAFRRLIDAGALDFAQPNITRAGGVSAILEIGRMCADAGVKLAPHGVGSCISLASSLNACRAAAGFATYEANRLINPLRDEMGLHPWRMENGMLMAADRPGHGGEPDMAEIDAYRIGAGA
- a CDS encoding cold-shock protein, giving the protein MASGTVKWFNPDKGFGFIQPEDGGQDAFVHISAVERAGLRTLKEGQKVSYELVQDKRSGKTSADHLQAE